A single region of the Nicotiana sylvestris chromosome 6, ASM39365v2, whole genome shotgun sequence genome encodes:
- the LOC104240492 gene encoding mitochondrial import inner membrane translocase subunit PAM16 like 2-like — protein sequence MAARILANLLVMGSGIMVRAFAQAYRQALANASKNGVAQEAVQNIKRASKNMTESEARQILGVAEHSSWEDVLQRYDNLFERNAKNGSFYLQSKVHRAKECLESLYQSKAQGPN from the exons ATG GCTGCGAGAATCCTTGCAAACTTGCTTGTTATGGGTTCTGGAATAATGGTAAGGGCCTTCGCCCAGGCATATCGTCAAGCTCTCGCAA ATGCGTCCAAAAACGGTGTTGCTCAAGAAGCAGTACAGAATATCAAAAGAGCAAGCAAAAATATGACAGAGTCAGAGGCTAGGCAAATTCTTGGGGTTGCAGAGCATTCATCATGGGAAGACGTGTTGCAG AGATACGATAACTTGTTTGAGAGGAATGCTAAGAACGGAAGTTTTTATCTTCAGTCAAAGGTTCATAGAGCCAAAGAATGTTTAGAATCACTTTACCAGAGTAAAGCACAGGGGCCAAACTAG
- the LOC104240494 gene encoding pentatricopeptide repeat-containing protein At5g50990, with translation MLSIARSRRILHYYYYHYYHSSFPLWRQNLSSNSFSPPECHYSQDHHRLLCILEGCKKSPNLRTTVGTHAYVIKLGYGMYPSLVSLMVVTYVSCDKLNLARQLLDEIPTGYFDAVSANLMIASFMKMGAVDVAKKIFNEVPLRDLVTWNSLIGGYVKNDMFKEALSVFRKMLRSNVEPDGYSFASIITACARLGAIDHAKWVHHLMTEKKIELNYILSSALIDMYSKCGRIEIARGIFDSVKRTNVSVWNALINGLAIHGLALDAIGVFSQMGPENVSPDSITFIGLLTACSHCGLVEEGWKYFDLMKSMYLMEPQLEHYGAMVDLLGRAGLLDEAYTMVKEMPIQPDAVIWRTFLSASRIHKSSEMGEVASTKISHLGSGDYVLLSNIYCSTNKWDSAEKVRCVMKRKGVRKSSGKSWVEVGNIVHQFKAGDRSHPEAELIYKTLKELIHRTKLEGFISTTELVLMDISDEEKEENLSYHSEKLALAYGILKSIPGTRIQVSKNLRTCPDCHSWIKVVAKVLNREIIVRDRIRFHHFVDGYCSCGDYW, from the exons ATGTTGAGTATTGCCCGCAGTCGGAGAATactacattattattattatcattattatcaTTCCTCATTTCCGTTATGGCGTCAGAATCTCAGCTCTAACTCTTTTTCTCCACCAGAGTGTCATTATTCACAAG ATCATCACAGGTTGTTATGCATTCTGGAAGGATGTAAGAAGTCACCAAATTTGAGAACTACAGTTGGCACACATGCTTATGTTATTAAGCTTGGTTATGGAATGTATCCCTCTCTTGTTTCTTTGATGGTAGTGACATATGTGTCTTGTGATAAACTCAATCTTGCTCGTCAGCTGCTCGATGAAATTCCTACCGGTTATTTTGATGCAGTCTCTGCTAATTTAATGATTGCTAGTTTTATGAAGATGGGGGCAGTTGATGTTGCCAAGAAGATATTTAATGAAGTTCCCCTTCGGGATTTGGTTACTTGGAACTCACTGATTGGAGGTTATGTCAAAAATGACATGTTTAAGGAGGCACTCAGTGTCTTCAGAAAGATGTTGAGGTCTAATGTTGAACCAGATGGATACAGTTTTGCGTCTATTATTACTGCATGTGCTAGACTTGGAGCCATTGATCATGCTAAATGGGTACATCACTTAATGACTGAGAAAAAGATTGAGCTAAATTACATTCTTTCTTCTGCTTTGATTGATATGTACTCGAAATGTGGAAGAATCGAGATAGCTAGAGGAATTTTTGATAGTGTTAAACGTACGAATGTCTCTGTCTGGAATGCGCTGATTAATGGATTAGCAATCCATGGTCTTGCTTTAGACGCAATTGGGGTATTCTCACAGATGGGGCCAGAAAATGTTTCACCTGATAGTATTACTTTTATTGGACTTCTAACAGCATGTAGTCATtgtgggttggttgaagagggtTGGAAGTATTTTGATCTTATGAAAAGTATGTATTTGATGGAACCGCAACTTGAGCATTATGGAGCAATGGTTGATCTGCTAGGCAGAGCTGGACTGCTTGATGAAGCTTATACAATGGTCAAGGAAATGCCAATACAGCCTGATGCAGTTATATGGAGGACATTTCTCAGTGCTTCTAGAATTCACAAAAGTTCTGAGATGGGTGAAGTTGCTAGCACAAAAATATCTCATCTTGGCAGCGGAGATTATGTCTTACTGTCTAACATTTATTGTTCTACTAATAAATGGGATAGCGCTGAGAAAGTTAGATGTGTGATGAAACGGAAAGGAGTTCGTAAAAGTAGTGGGAAAAGTTGGGTTGAAGTAGGTAACATTGTTCACCAGTTCAAGGCAGGTGACCGATCACATCCTGAAGCTGAACTAATATATAAAACTCTGAAGGAATTGATTCATCGAACCAAATTGGAAGGATTTATTTCCACGACCGAGTTGGTTTTGATGGATATTTCTGATGAGGAAAAGGAGGAAAATTTGAGTTACCATAGTGAAAAATTGGCATTAGCCTATGGGATCTTAAAATCTATTCCTGGAACTCGCATTCAAGTTTCAAAAAATCTTCGTACTTGTCCAGATTGCCATTCTTGGATAAAAGTGGTAGCAAAGGTGTTGAATAGGGAGATCATTGTGAGGGACAGAATCCGCTTTCATCACTTTGTAGATGGTTATTGTAGTTGTGGGGATTACTGGTAG